The following coding sequences are from one Hymenobacter sp. DG25A window:
- a CDS encoding SDR family oxidoreductase, translated as MTAMTDLTDQVAIVTGASRGIGRAITLLLAMQGVRVVALARGAEELADVAQSGQILPLAADVTDEADAQQAVEIALQHFGRLDILVCNAGVGSFGLLEHFDAEEWDRIYNVNVKGTFLLCKAAVPHFKVQNRGHIVGVTSDVARRTFEHGSVYGSSKYAQDALLGSLRKEVRPFGIKVSTIFPGLVDTHFNNAQPGSPEVENTHLRPSDVAQAVRYVLEAPAHVVVDELMIHPLTQQW; from the coding sequence ATGACTGCCATGACGGACCTCACCGACCAAGTAGCTATTGTAACAGGTGCCAGTCGCGGCATCGGGCGGGCCATTACCTTGCTGCTGGCCATGCAGGGCGTGCGCGTGGTTGCCCTGGCCCGTGGTGCCGAGGAGCTGGCGGATGTGGCCCAGTCCGGCCAGATTTTGCCCCTGGCCGCCGACGTAACCGACGAGGCAGATGCGCAGCAGGCCGTGGAAATTGCTCTGCAGCACTTCGGCCGTCTGGATATTCTGGTGTGCAATGCCGGGGTGGGCAGCTTTGGCCTGCTGGAGCACTTTGATGCCGAGGAGTGGGACCGGATCTACAACGTGAATGTGAAGGGCACCTTCCTGCTGTGCAAAGCGGCCGTGCCGCACTTTAAGGTGCAGAACCGGGGCCATATTGTGGGGGTAACGTCAGATGTGGCGCGCCGCACTTTTGAGCACGGCTCGGTATACGGCTCCAGCAAGTATGCCCAGGATGCCCTGCTGGGCTCTTTGCGCAAGGAAGTACGGCCGTTCGGCATCAAGGTCAGCACCATTTTCCCTGGTCTGGTGGATACCCATTTCAACAATGCCCAGCCCGGCAGCCCGGAGGTGGAAAACACGCACCTGCGCCCTTCGGATGTTGCCCAGGCTGTGCGCTACGTGCTGGAAGCCCCGGCCCACGTGGTGGTGGATGAGCTCATGATTCACCCCCTTACCCAGCAATGGTAA
- a CDS encoding alpha-amylase family protein — protein MKKLLLPAAGALFALASFQLLSPALAPRAVTSYQADPNTTDEVPQENKLVIYQMMTRLFGNKVATNKPYGTITENGVGKFNDINSVALQAIKKLGATHVWYTGVIEHATMTDYTKAGIALDDADVVKGRAGSPYAIKDYYDVDPDLAVNVKARMLEFEGLVKRTHANDLKVIIDFIPNHVARTYKSDAKPAGVVDLGEKDDKTKAFAVNNNFYYLPGQPLVVPAGNNPLGAQKGPKEDGKFAENPAKVTGNDVFSATPKVDDWFETIKLNYGVDYQHGRAKHFAPIPDTWLKMRDILVYWAKKDVDGFRCDMAEMVPVEFWAWVIPELKKVKPELVFIGEAYDAKTYKMYIEQGHFDYLYDKVGLYDGLRRLMRGEGNTEDITRVWREESRGFSSHMLRFLENHDEQRIASKDFAGDPKAAIPAMVVSATLASGPVMMYFGQEVGEPANGAEGFSGADGRTTIFDYWGVPNHQKWMNGGKFDGGKLDSTQKQLRDFYSRLLNLSRSSDAIRRGRFYELQDANNLGKDYDQKHVYTFLRYTDKQKLLIVANFSKDKTMRPTLRITPQALTAMGLNPNRVYSYQDLLNGTPATDNLTMTLTPQSAYVFEIQERH, from the coding sequence ATGAAAAAGCTATTATTGCCTGCTGCCGGTGCTTTATTCGCGCTGGCATCTTTTCAACTACTCTCTCCGGCCCTTGCGCCGCGTGCCGTGACTTCTTACCAAGCTGACCCCAATACCACCGACGAGGTGCCCCAGGAAAACAAGCTGGTTATCTATCAGATGATGACCCGCCTGTTCGGCAACAAAGTGGCTACCAACAAGCCCTACGGCACCATTACTGAGAATGGCGTGGGCAAGTTCAACGACATCAACAGCGTAGCTTTGCAGGCTATTAAGAAGCTGGGCGCCACGCACGTATGGTACACCGGCGTGATTGAGCACGCCACCATGACGGACTACACCAAGGCCGGCATTGCCCTGGACGATGCCGACGTGGTGAAAGGCCGGGCCGGCTCGCCCTACGCCATTAAGGACTACTACGACGTGGACCCTGACCTGGCCGTGAACGTGAAAGCGCGCATGCTGGAGTTTGAGGGCCTGGTAAAGCGCACCCACGCCAACGACCTGAAAGTCATTATCGACTTCATTCCCAACCACGTAGCCCGCACCTATAAGTCGGATGCCAAGCCCGCGGGTGTGGTAGACCTGGGGGAGAAGGACGACAAGACCAAGGCTTTTGCCGTCAATAACAACTTCTATTACCTGCCCGGTCAGCCCCTGGTAGTGCCGGCCGGCAACAACCCGCTGGGGGCGCAGAAAGGCCCGAAGGAAGATGGTAAGTTTGCCGAGAACCCCGCCAAAGTAACCGGCAACGACGTGTTTTCGGCCACGCCCAAGGTAGACGACTGGTTTGAAACCATTAAGCTGAACTACGGCGTAGACTACCAGCACGGCCGTGCCAAGCATTTTGCGCCCATTCCGGATACCTGGCTGAAAATGCGCGATATTCTGGTGTACTGGGCCAAAAAGGACGTGGACGGCTTCCGCTGCGACATGGCCGAGATGGTGCCCGTAGAGTTCTGGGCCTGGGTTATTCCGGAGCTCAAAAAGGTGAAGCCTGAGCTGGTGTTCATCGGCGAAGCCTACGACGCCAAGACCTACAAGATGTACATCGAGCAGGGCCACTTCGATTACCTGTATGACAAAGTGGGCCTCTACGACGGCCTGCGCCGCCTGATGCGCGGCGAGGGCAACACCGAGGATATTACCCGGGTGTGGCGCGAAGAAAGCCGCGGCTTCTCCTCCCACATGCTGCGCTTCCTGGAAAACCACGACGAGCAGCGCATTGCCTCCAAAGACTTTGCCGGCGACCCCAAAGCCGCTATTCCGGCCATGGTGGTATCGGCCACACTGGCCTCGGGCCCGGTGATGATGTACTTCGGGCAGGAAGTGGGCGAGCCCGCTAACGGTGCCGAGGGCTTCTCCGGGGCCGATGGCCGCACCACCATCTTCGATTACTGGGGCGTGCCCAACCATCAGAAATGGATGAACGGCGGCAAGTTCGACGGGGGCAAGCTGGACAGCACGCAAAAGCAGCTGCGCGACTTCTACAGCCGCCTGCTCAACCTTTCCCGCAGCAGCGACGCCATTCGTCGCGGCCGGTTCTACGAGCTGCAGGATGCCAACAACCTGGGCAAAGACTACGACCAGAAGCACGTATACACCTTCCTGCGCTATACTGATAAGCAGAAGCTGCTCATCGTGGCCAACTTCAGCAAAGACAAAACCATGCGGCCCACGCTGCGCATTACCCCGCAGGCCCTCACGGCCATGGGCCTCAACCCCAACCGCGTGTACAGCTACCAGGACCTGCTGAACGGCACGCCCGCTACCGATAACCTGACCATGACGCTCACACCCCAGAGCGCCTATGTCTTCGAGATACAGGAGCGCCACTAA
- a CDS encoding MFS transporter: MATSVATASSTREKPRLSFWQIWNMSFGFLGIQFGFALQNANVSRIFETLGGTEIALYWLAAPLTGLLVQPIIGYVSDRTWSPRWGRRRPFFLIGAILASFALLVMPNVTALWMAVGMLWIMDSSINISMEPFRALVGDLLPSSQRITGFAAQTFFIGVGAVVASSLPWMFTNLFHVPNTAPAGMIPLSVKYSFYIGGIVFFLAVLWTVLRTREYPPANMEEFEEEKRRTAGVFNGFKESFAGILHMPKTMRQLALVQFFSWLALFSMWIYTTPAVTSHIYHTSDATSKIYNEGADWVGICFAVYNGVSAIAALVLPSIAKLTSRRFTHMLCLVAGGLGLISIYFIQDPKMLLFSMVGVGIAWASILSVPYAMLAGALPANKMGYYMGVFNFFIVIPQVVAGLILGFFTKNVFAGESIYTLVLGGGSMIISGLLTLIVHDEDDIRLPANPVALAPESPAYDAPLQTDPRV; encoded by the coding sequence ATGGCAACTTCCGTAGCAACGGCGAGCAGTACCCGCGAAAAACCCCGGCTGAGCTTCTGGCAAATCTGGAATATGAGCTTCGGCTTCCTTGGCATTCAGTTTGGCTTTGCCCTGCAGAACGCCAACGTGAGCCGCATTTTTGAAACGCTGGGTGGTACCGAAATAGCCTTGTACTGGCTGGCCGCGCCACTGACGGGGCTGCTGGTGCAGCCCATTATCGGGTACGTTTCCGACCGTACCTGGAGCCCGCGCTGGGGCCGCCGGCGGCCGTTCTTTTTAATTGGCGCTATCCTGGCATCGTTTGCGCTGCTGGTGATGCCCAACGTAACCGCCCTGTGGATGGCCGTGGGCATGCTCTGGATTATGGATTCAAGCATCAACATCAGCATGGAGCCCTTCCGTGCTTTGGTCGGTGACCTGTTGCCTTCCTCGCAGCGCATCACGGGTTTTGCGGCGCAAACGTTTTTCATTGGCGTAGGCGCCGTAGTGGCTTCCTCTCTGCCCTGGATGTTTACCAACCTGTTTCACGTCCCGAATACCGCTCCGGCCGGCATGATTCCGCTGTCGGTGAAGTATTCCTTCTATATCGGGGGTATTGTGTTCTTCCTGGCCGTACTCTGGACGGTGCTGCGCACGCGCGAGTACCCGCCGGCCAATATGGAAGAGTTTGAGGAGGAGAAGCGCCGGACCGCCGGGGTTTTCAACGGCTTCAAGGAATCGTTTGCGGGCATTCTGCATATGCCCAAAACCATGCGCCAGCTGGCCCTGGTGCAGTTCTTTTCCTGGCTGGCGTTGTTCTCCATGTGGATTTACACCACCCCCGCCGTTACCAGCCACATCTACCACACCTCCGACGCTACTTCCAAGATTTATAATGAAGGCGCTGACTGGGTAGGCATCTGCTTTGCCGTGTACAACGGTGTTTCCGCCATTGCGGCTCTGGTGCTGCCTTCCATTGCCAAGCTAACCAGCCGCCGGTTCACGCACATGCTTTGTCTGGTGGCCGGTGGCCTGGGTCTGATTTCGATTTACTTTATTCAGGATCCGAAGATGCTGCTGTTCTCCATGGTGGGGGTAGGCATTGCCTGGGCTTCTATTCTGTCGGTGCCTTATGCCATGCTGGCGGGGGCGCTGCCCGCCAACAAAATGGGGTATTACATGGGGGTATTCAATTTCTTCATTGTTATTCCGCAGGTTGTAGCCGGCCTCATTCTGGGCTTCTTTACCAAGAATGTATTCGCGGGCGAGTCTATCTACACCCTGGTGCTGGGCGGTGGCTCCATGATTATCTCGGGCCTGCTCACGCTGATTGTGCATGATGAGGACGACATCCGCCTGCCGGCTAACCCGGTAGCGCTTGCCCCGGAAAGCCCCGCCTACGACGCGCCCCTGCAAACGGACCCGCGCGTGTAG
- a CDS encoding glycosyltransferase, giving the protein MLVATVFFSVFFGLYAVVLLLLLGPRPRLARHKATPRVSILIAARNEAATIERCLRALARLNYPREQLEILIGDDASTDDTREIVRRFIADKPWFRLLPIRHRLGTARGKSNVLAHLCRAATTEYFLITDADMALAPDWVHTMLAAAPHGVGVVTGITTAGGNLFGRLQGLDWLFGLNLIRLLTDLGLPVTAVGNNMLVTRAAYESIGGYETLAFSITEDLQLFGQIVAQGWGYRNIITPSALGVSVPQPTLRHLLHQRKRWMKGAVRLPWQLVVLFSSYGVFYTALGWPGLFPLGTAGMLYAGKVLFQTLFLAITLRQAGHRESLGVLLLYDGYLLLMSLAVLAYTAWPGGIWWKERRYRWAEV; this is encoded by the coding sequence ATGCTGGTTGCTACGGTCTTTTTCAGCGTATTCTTTGGCCTGTATGCCGTGGTGCTCCTGCTGCTGTTAGGGCCCCGGCCCCGGCTGGCCCGCCATAAGGCTACCCCCCGCGTGAGCATTCTGATTGCCGCCCGCAACGAAGCCGCCACCATTGAGCGCTGCCTGCGGGCCCTGGCCCGACTGAACTACCCCAGGGAGCAGCTCGAAATTCTGATCGGGGATGATGCTTCTACCGATGACACCAGAGAAATTGTGCGGCGCTTTATTGCTGATAAGCCCTGGTTTCGGCTGCTGCCCATCCGGCACCGGTTGGGCACTGCCCGGGGCAAAAGCAACGTGCTGGCCCACCTCTGCCGCGCCGCCACCACCGAGTATTTCCTGATTACCGATGCGGATATGGCCCTGGCGCCTGACTGGGTGCACACCATGCTGGCCGCTGCCCCGCACGGTGTGGGCGTGGTCACGGGCATCACCACGGCCGGCGGCAACCTCTTCGGGCGCCTGCAGGGGCTAGACTGGCTGTTTGGCTTAAACCTCATCCGCCTGCTCACCGACCTGGGCCTGCCCGTAACGGCCGTTGGCAACAACATGCTGGTCACGCGCGCCGCCTATGAGTCTATTGGGGGCTACGAAACGCTGGCTTTCAGCATTACCGAAGACCTGCAGCTTTTCGGGCAGATTGTAGCACAGGGCTGGGGATACCGGAACATCATTACGCCCTCCGCCTTGGGGGTATCGGTGCCGCAGCCCACTTTGCGGCATCTGTTGCACCAGCGCAAGCGCTGGATGAAAGGTGCCGTGCGGCTGCCCTGGCAACTGGTAGTGCTGTTCAGCTCTTACGGCGTTTTTTACACCGCCCTGGGCTGGCCGGGCCTTTTTCCGCTGGGCACGGCGGGTATGCTGTACGCCGGCAAAGTACTGTTCCAGACGCTGTTCCTGGCTATTACGCTGCGCCAGGCCGGGCACCGGGAAAGTTTGGGCGTGTTGCTGCTGTATGATGGCTACCTGCTGCTGATGTCTCTGGCCGTGCTGGCCTATACCGCGTGGCCGGGAGGCATCTGGTGGAAGGAGCGCCGGTACCGGTGGGCGGAGGTATAG
- a CDS encoding M28 family metallopeptidase codes for MRPSSLFVLSSVIACGVLGGCESRNTTSSTSSAASTDTLSRYTAPDSAASPTDTAVVPAPRDGITAAGIGEYIKVLSSDDFQGRKPFTAGETKTTEYLANEFKKLGLKPGPNGTYFQEVPLVEITGMPDSIMRIAGGKGKPFNLQYKTDFMAFTEQEKPQVTVSNSPLVFAGYGVVAPEYNWDDYAGLDVKGKTVVVLVNDPGNAGTDTTLFKGKAMTYYGRWMYKYEEAARHGATGLLIIHETKPAAYPWSVVQTSYSGAKLRPQTPDRGASKCKLEGWITLDAARRLFTAAGMRYDDVYAAANQRGFKARPLGLNVSINIKNKIRRTSSKNVLAVLPGATRPQEYIIYTAHWDHLGIGPVVQGDSIYNGALDNASGVAALLTIAKAYTQLPKSPDRSIVFLAVTGEEQGLLGSAYYAEHPLFPLNKTVADLNMDMLRPYGPMRDVTVIGYGQSELDDYARAAAREQQRYLQPDKSPEEGHFYRSDHFSFAKVGVPALYASGAFDSRAKGKAFVEEQRAAFTAQHYHQPSDEYNPAWDLRGMEQDARLLFTIGLKLAGETTFPQWKAGSEFKAARDKSMGTRK; via the coding sequence ATGCGCCCTTCCTCGTTGTTTGTATTGAGCTCCGTTATAGCCTGTGGTGTGCTGGGCGGGTGTGAAAGCCGGAACACCACTTCTTCTACCTCCTCCGCTGCTTCTACTGACACTCTATCCCGGTATACGGCGCCTGACTCGGCTGCTTCTCCAACAGATACCGCCGTGGTACCGGCACCGCGGGATGGAATTACCGCCGCGGGCATCGGGGAGTACATTAAAGTGCTTTCTTCGGATGATTTCCAGGGCCGCAAGCCCTTCACCGCCGGCGAAACCAAAACCACGGAGTACCTGGCCAATGAGTTTAAAAAGCTGGGGCTGAAGCCCGGGCCCAATGGCACGTATTTTCAGGAAGTGCCGCTGGTAGAAATTACCGGCATGCCCGACAGCATCATGCGCATCGCGGGCGGCAAAGGCAAGCCGTTTAACCTGCAGTACAAAACCGATTTCATGGCTTTTACCGAGCAGGAAAAGCCGCAGGTCACGGTCAGCAACTCGCCGCTGGTATTTGCCGGCTACGGCGTGGTGGCCCCCGAGTATAACTGGGACGACTATGCGGGGCTGGACGTGAAAGGCAAAACCGTGGTGGTGCTGGTAAACGACCCCGGCAATGCCGGCACCGATACTACCCTGTTCAAGGGCAAGGCCATGACCTACTATGGCCGCTGGATGTACAAGTACGAGGAGGCCGCCCGCCACGGCGCCACCGGCCTGCTTATTATTCACGAAACCAAACCGGCGGCCTACCCATGGTCGGTGGTGCAGACCAGCTACTCGGGGGCCAAGCTGCGCCCGCAAACCCCTGACCGGGGCGCCAGCAAGTGCAAGCTGGAAGGTTGGATAACACTGGATGCCGCCCGCCGCCTGTTTACGGCCGCCGGTATGCGCTACGATGATGTGTATGCGGCCGCCAATCAGCGGGGCTTCAAAGCCCGGCCGCTGGGGCTGAACGTAAGCATCAACATCAAAAACAAAATCCGGCGCACGTCCTCCAAAAACGTGCTGGCGGTGCTGCCCGGCGCTACCCGGCCGCAGGAGTACATTATTTACACGGCCCACTGGGACCACCTCGGCATTGGGCCCGTCGTGCAGGGCGACTCCATCTACAACGGGGCGCTGGATAATGCCAGCGGCGTGGCCGCCCTGCTCACCATTGCCAAAGCCTACACCCAGCTCCCCAAAAGTCCCGACCGCAGCATTGTTTTTCTGGCCGTAACCGGCGAAGAGCAGGGCCTGCTGGGCTCGGCGTACTACGCGGAACACCCCCTATTCCCGCTCAACAAAACCGTGGCTGACCTGAACATGGACATGCTCCGGCCCTACGGCCCCATGCGCGACGTGACAGTCATCGGCTACGGGCAGTCGGAGCTGGACGACTACGCCCGCGCGGCGGCCCGGGAGCAGCAGCGCTACCTGCAGCCCGATAAGAGCCCCGAAGAAGGCCATTTCTATCGCTCCGACCACTTCAGCTTTGCCAAAGTAGGGGTGCCCGCTCTGTATGCCAGCGGCGCCTTTGATAGCCGTGCCAAGGGCAAGGCGTTTGTGGAAGAGCAGCGCGCCGCCTTCACGGCCCAGCACTACCACCAGCCCAGCGACGAGTACAACCCTGCCTGGGACCTGCGCGGGATGGAGCAGGATGCCCGCCTGCTTTTCACCATTGGCCTGAAGCTGGCCGGCGAAACTACTTTCCCGCAATGGAAAGCCGGCTCTGAGTTTAAAGCCGCCCGGGACAAGAGCATGGGTACCCGTAAATAG
- a CDS encoding pitrilysin family protein: MWLLGMSTLLVVTPAAAQQKKSAPTAKTTTSGGARLVEKVASKPGEVVIPYEKYKLPNGLTVVVHEDHSDPVVHVDVTYHVGSARETIGKSGFAHFFEHMMFQGSDHVPSGKHIKLVSAAGGEMNGSTNRDRTNYYETLPSNQLETALWLEADRMGFLLDAVTQEKFEIQRSTVKNERGQNYDNRPYGLASEYVAKTLYPYGHPYSWLTIGYLEDLDRADVNDLKNFFLRWYGPNNATLTVGGDVKPAEVMKLAEKYFGAIKPGPAVQNVKLAAPKLTQDRYVSYEDNVRFPMLQMVFPTVPRYHPDEVALDALAEIIGGGKNSLLYKNLVKTQKAVQASANHPSAELGGEFTIVALSFPGKGLDSLELIARNSLLEFEKRGVTDEDLQRFKAGRESQTINSLASVSGKVSALAAAQTFTGSPNRITKDLQELRAVTKADVLRVYNQYIKGKKAVILSVVPKGATALVAKANNFTVSKDGFKAPADEYKGLTYVKAKDSFDRSQQPKSGANPVVKVPAYWQETMPNGLKLIGTRNTEIPAVTMQLTIPGGHRLEQQDPSKAGIASLTASMLNEGSQKYTSEEMSAALDKLGSSITVVPGNDNTTIYVQSLTKNLDKTLALLEERLLHPRFDATDFARLKKQTLEGIANQNTQATAIANKTFARLVYPASDIMRVPASGTVASVQALTLDDVKQFYARNYAPNISNLVIVGDVDQKQVIPKLGFLQSWTKKDVTLPAATTTTATPEKTRIYFVNKDGAPQSEIRVGYLSLPYDATGEYYRAGLANHLLGGDFNSRINLNLREKKGYTYGAYSYFNGSHYAGPFTAQAGVRGDATAASVKEFVDEMNNYRTAGISDEELQFLQTSVGQSDALKYETGRQKAAFLGRMVEYNLNKDYVQQQSEILRTLKKEDVQALAQKYFTPDNMYIVVVGDRAKSFPAINELGYEVVELDLEGNPVAAAAAPAAAPTAIDMAKQLSDSDVKKAKEKTKGEDGKKKRKQKADDNSTKVKEKEDAK; this comes from the coding sequence TTGTGGCTGCTTGGAATGAGCACGCTGCTGGTGGTTACACCGGCAGCAGCCCAGCAGAAAAAATCGGCGCCAACAGCCAAAACCACCACTTCCGGTGGTGCGCGCCTAGTAGAAAAAGTGGCCAGCAAGCCCGGGGAAGTGGTAATCCCCTACGAGAAGTACAAGCTGCCCAACGGCCTAACGGTGGTGGTACACGAAGACCACTCCGACCCGGTAGTGCACGTGGATGTGACCTACCACGTGGGCTCGGCCCGCGAAACCATCGGCAAGTCGGGCTTCGCCCACTTCTTTGAGCACATGATGTTCCAGGGCTCCGACCACGTGCCCAGCGGCAAGCACATCAAGCTGGTATCGGCGGCCGGCGGCGAGATGAACGGCTCCACCAACCGCGACCGGACTAACTACTACGAAACCCTGCCCAGCAACCAGCTGGAAACCGCCCTATGGCTGGAAGCCGACCGTATGGGCTTCCTGTTGGATGCCGTTACGCAGGAAAAATTTGAGATTCAGCGCTCTACCGTAAAGAACGAGCGGGGCCAGAACTACGATAACCGCCCCTACGGGCTGGCCTCCGAATACGTAGCCAAAACCCTGTATCCCTACGGCCATCCCTACAGCTGGCTGACCATCGGCTACCTGGAAGACCTAGACCGCGCCGACGTAAACGACCTGAAAAACTTCTTCCTGCGCTGGTACGGCCCCAACAACGCTACCCTCACCGTGGGCGGCGATGTGAAGCCCGCCGAGGTGATGAAGCTGGCCGAGAAATACTTCGGTGCCATTAAGCCCGGCCCCGCCGTGCAGAATGTGAAGCTGGCCGCGCCCAAGCTCACCCAGGACCGCTACGTGAGCTACGAGGACAACGTGCGTTTCCCCATGCTGCAAATGGTGTTCCCCACCGTGCCCCGCTACCACCCCGATGAGGTGGCCCTGGACGCGCTGGCCGAAATCATTGGCGGCGGCAAAAACTCGCTGCTCTACAAAAACCTGGTGAAAACGCAGAAAGCCGTGCAGGCTTCGGCAAACCACCCTTCCGCTGAGCTGGGCGGAGAGTTTACCATTGTGGCCCTGAGCTTCCCCGGCAAAGGCCTCGACAGCCTGGAGCTGATTGCCCGCAACTCTCTGCTGGAGTTTGAGAAGCGCGGCGTAACCGATGAGGATTTGCAGCGCTTTAAAGCCGGCCGCGAATCGCAGACAATCAATAGTTTGGCCAGCGTAAGCGGTAAAGTATCGGCCCTGGCCGCTGCCCAAACGTTTACCGGTTCGCCCAACCGCATTACCAAAGACCTGCAGGAACTCCGGGCAGTGACGAAAGCCGATGTGCTGCGCGTGTACAACCAGTACATCAAAGGCAAAAAGGCTGTAATTCTGAGCGTGGTGCCCAAAGGTGCTACGGCCCTAGTAGCCAAAGCCAACAACTTCACGGTGTCTAAGGATGGCTTTAAAGCCCCGGCCGATGAGTATAAAGGCCTGACATATGTGAAGGCGAAGGATTCCTTCGACCGCAGCCAGCAGCCCAAGTCGGGTGCTAACCCCGTGGTGAAAGTGCCCGCCTACTGGCAGGAAACGATGCCTAACGGCCTCAAGCTGATTGGCACGCGGAACACCGAAATTCCGGCCGTTACCATGCAGCTCACCATTCCCGGTGGCCACCGCCTGGAGCAGCAGGACCCCTCCAAAGCCGGTATTGCCTCGCTCACGGCTTCTATGCTGAACGAAGGCTCGCAGAAGTATACCAGCGAAGAAATGAGCGCTGCCCTGGACAAGCTGGGCAGCTCCATTACGGTAGTGCCCGGCAACGACAACACCACCATCTACGTGCAGTCCCTGACCAAAAACCTGGACAAAACGCTGGCCCTGCTGGAAGAGCGTCTGCTGCACCCCCGCTTCGACGCAACTGACTTTGCCCGCCTGAAAAAGCAGACGCTGGAAGGCATTGCCAACCAGAACACGCAGGCCACGGCCATTGCCAACAAAACCTTTGCCCGCCTGGTGTATCCGGCTTCGGATATCATGCGCGTGCCCGCCAGCGGCACCGTAGCCAGCGTGCAGGCCCTTACTCTGGACGATGTAAAGCAGTTCTACGCCCGCAACTACGCGCCCAACATCTCCAATCTGGTGATTGTGGGGGATGTAGACCAGAAGCAGGTAATACCCAAGCTGGGCTTCCTGCAGAGCTGGACCAAGAAGGACGTAACGCTGCCCGCTGCCACCACGACTACCGCTACGCCCGAAAAGACGCGCATCTACTTCGTGAACAAAGACGGCGCGCCGCAGTCGGAAATCCGGGTGGGCTACCTCAGCCTGCCGTATGATGCCACCGGCGAGTACTACCGCGCCGGCCTCGCCAACCACCTGCTGGGTGGCGACTTCAACAGCCGCATCAACCTGAACCTGCGCGAGAAAAAGGGCTACACCTACGGGGCGTACTCCTACTTCAACGGCTCACACTACGCAGGTCCGTTCACGGCTCAGGCCGGCGTTCGGGGTGATGCTACCGCGGCTTCCGTGAAGGAGTTTGTGGATGAAATGAATAACTACCGCACCGCCGGCATCAGCGACGAAGAGCTGCAGTTCCTGCAAACCTCCGTGGGCCAGAGCGACGCGCTGAAGTATGAAACCGGCCGTCAGAAAGCCGCTTTCCTGGGCCGTATGGTAGAGTACAACCTCAACAAGGACTATGTACAGCAGCAAAGCGAGATTCTGCGCACGCTGAAGAAGGAAGACGTACAGGCTCTGGCCCAGAAGTACTTCACCCCCGATAACATGTACATTGTGGTAGTAGGTGACCGGGCCAAGAGCTTCCCCGCTATCAATGAGCTGGGCTACGAAGTAGTAGAGCTGGATCTGGAAGGCAACCCGGTAGCCGCCGCTGCCGCCCCGGCCGCCGCTCCTACTGCCATAGATATGGCCAAGCAGCTCTCCGACAGCGACGTGAAAAAAGCCAAGGAGAAGACCAAAGGCGAGGACGGCAAGAAAAAGCGCAAGCAAAAAGCCGACGACAACAGCACGAAAGTGAAAGAAAAAGAGGACGCCAAGTAA